A stretch of DNA from Deinococcus radiopugnans ATCC 19172:
AGGCTGCCCTGTTCTTCCTTGTAGCCGGGCAGCACTTGCAGCGCCTGGGCACGGGTCAGGACGCTGAGGCCATCCAGTTCAGCGATCCGGCTGGTCACATCGGCGTCGGTCTTGAGCGCCACGGCGCTCACACTGCCGCGCGTGCGGGGGTTGAGGGCCTGCCAGCGGTCCAGCGTCACGAACACCACCGGCTGATGGTTGAGCCGGGCCGCGTTGGTGAAGCCCAGTACCTTGAGCGTTTCGCCGCCGGGCTTGAGGGTCAGGGTGTCGCCCTCGTTCACGCCGTCTTCCTGAAGGGAGTGGTCCACCACAGCGCCGCTCACGCCCGCCGCGAGGCCCTGGCCGCTGGTGATCTTGGGGGCCATAAAGCCGGACGGATCCACGCCCAGCAGCACGCCGCTGAGCTGGGTGGCTTCAGTCCCACCGCTGAAGCTGGCAAAGCTCTGGGCCAGTGGGGTAACGGCGCTTTCGCCGATGGCAGTGATGCGCTCCACATCATCTGGACTGAGGAAGGAGCGGTTAAAGACGCCCGCCGCGTCGCGGGTGGTGACGAAGTGCCTGGCGGGGGTGTTGATCATCAGGGCCGCGCTGTCCTGGGCCAGCCCCCGGGTCAGGCCGGTGAGCATAAAGACCATAAAGGCGATCAGGGCGACGATGCCGCCGATCAGGGCGGAGCGGAAGCGGTAGTGCTGGAGTTCGCGCAGGGCAAGAAACATGGGTGATCCTCTGGGTGAAAGAA
This window harbors:
- a CDS encoding ABC transporter permease translates to MFLALRELQHYRFRSALIGGIVALIAFMVFMLTGLTRGLAQDSAALMINTPARHFVTTRDAAGVFNRSFLSPDDVERITAIGESAVTPLAQSFASFSGGTEATQLSGVLLGVDPSGFMAPKITSGQGLAAGVSGAVVDHSLQEDGVNEGDTLTLKPGGETLKVLGFTNAARLNHQPVVFVTLDRWQALNPRTRGSVSAVALKTDADVTSRIAELDGLSVLTRAQALQVLPGYKEEQGSLTMIQVFLVVVAAFVMAVFFYVLTLQKTPQFGLLKAIGASTRTLAGSLVAQMLFLTVIAVAVAALVTLGIVTLLPAGIPFALTLPTLLSASALLIVVAALSSLLSLRTVARVDPLIAIGTVT